In the genome of Acidovorax sp. 69, the window GCAAAGCCCGCCGGACTCAGCGCACACCAGAGAAGATGGCCAGAAAAAACGGACGCAAGGCATGGTCACAAGGGTCGGTTCTGATCGCTGTCGGGCGGACGGCGCTGGGGCGCCAGCAGCACCCAGCTGGCCATGGGCCAAAGGAGCGCTTCCAGCAAGGGCGCCAAGAAGCTCCACAGCCCCGGGAATATGCCCCCGGAAACCATGCGCAGCAACAGCTCGACGGCGTGGGCCACTGCAAACAAGGGAAACACCTGCAGCGCCTGCGAGGGGACACTGAACCACAACAACCGGCGGTGAATGGCGATGGCCCCAAAGGACAACACGGTGTAAGACAAGGCATGTTGCCCCAACAGGGCCGATTGGCTCACGTCCATGCACAGCCCCAGCACGAAGGCGGCCCCCATGCCGATGCGCAGTGGCTGGTGCACACCCCAAAAGACGAGCAACACCATGAGCAGGTCGGGCATCCAGACGACGCGGCCCAGCGGCAGCATGTTGATGGCCAGGCCCGCCACCAGACTGGCCCAGATAAACACCGGATTCACCGGCATCAGCAGGGGCTCACCACGCGGCATGATCATGGCGGACCTCCTTTCACAGGGGCGGACTGGGTCACTTGCGGCCTCCCCGTTTGGTTGCGGGCGTCGGATGCACCGGTTCGGGACGCGGCAGTTCGTTGTCGGCCAACGGCTTGAGGACCACCACATGGCGTGCGCCCTGCACCTGGGCCAGCGGTACGCAGTAAATGCGCGCAAAGGCAGAGTCGGCCCGGCGTTCCACGCGCACCACCCGCGCCACGGGCAAGCCCGGCGGGTACAGGCCATCCACGCCGCTGGTGGTCAGCAAGTCGTCTTCGCGGATGTCGGCGTTGGCAGGCATGAAACGCAACTCCATGCCTCCTCCGTGCCCTGCCACAGGATCGCCATACGCCACACCGCGTACACCGGTGCGGATGTTCAGGACAGGAATGGCTTGATCACGGTCTACCAGCAGGGTGACTTCACTCACCAGAGGGAATACACGCGTCACCTGACCCAACACACCCACTTCGTCCATGACGGGAGAGCCCAACTCTACGCCGCCCACTTGCCCCCGGTCCAGTACCACACGGCGCGTGTACGGATCTGCGGTGTCGTAAATCACCTCGGCAGGCTGGGCAGGCGTTTCAAGCCGGTCACGCAGCGCCAGCAATTTGCGCAACCGCCCGTTTTCCAGGGCCAGTTGCTCCGCCTGGTTGGCGCGCTGGCCCATCAAGGTCATCTTCTTGCGCGCAGCATCAAGGTCTTCCTGTGCCGCTTTCAACGACTGGAAATAGCCAGAGCCGTGGCTCGCAAACTCCACGGGCTTGAGCATCAGCCATTGAACCGGGTACAACACCGTCGACACTGCCTGGCGAAAAGGCCCGGTGAGCTGGAATCGCGCATCGGCCACCATCAGAAACAAGGCCAGCGCACTGAACACAGCCAAACGCGACAGGGCCGAAGGGCCCTGTTTGAAGAAAGGGGGAGCGCTGCGCTCCAGGGTACCGAGTGGCATGGTGCGCAGCGGTCAGAATCTGCCGCGCGGAGGGGGCTCCGCAGGCGTGTGCTCAAGAAGAAGCATTGGAGCGGGGGCAGTCATGCAGTTCAGAGCGAAAAAAGTGCCTGCAGGATACAGGCAAGGGAAGTTATTCGCTCGTGAAAATGCTGCCCAGGCGGTCCATGCGCTCCAGCGCAATACCGCAGCCGCGCACCACACAGGTCAGCGGGTCTTCGGCCACCAGCACGGGCAGACCGGTTTCCTCGGCCAGCAAACGATCCAGGTCGCGCAGCAGCGCGCCGCCACCGGTCAGCATCATGCCGCGGTCGGCAATGTCAGCGCCCAGTTCGGGAGGGGTCTGCTCCAGGGCGTTCTTGACCGCCGAGACGATCTGGTTGAGCGGATCGGTCAGCGCCTCCAGCACTTCGTTGCTGGAGATGGTGAAGCTGCGTGGCACGCCCTCGCTCAGGTTGCGGCCCTTGACCTCCATCTCGCGCACTTCGGAGCCGGGAAAGGCCGAGCCGATGTTCTTCTTGATGGCTTCTGCCGTGGGCTCGCCGATCAACATGCCGTAGTTGCGGCGGATGTAGCTGATGATGGCTTCGTCGAACTTGTCGCCGCCGACGCGCACACTGCCCTTGTAGACCATGCCGCCCAGCGAGATCACGCCCACTTCGGTGGTACCGCCGCCAATGTCGACGACCATGGAGCCACTGGCTTCCGAGACGGGCAGGCCTGCGCCAATGCCCGCGGCCATGGGTTCTTCGATCAGATAGACGGCGGTCGCGCCAGCAGCCTCGGCCGCATCCTTGATGGCGCGGCGCTCGACCTGGGTGGAGCCACAGGGAACACAGATGATGATGCGCGGACTGGGGGTGAACAGCGTGCGCGGGTGCACCATCTTGATGAACTGCTTGATCATCTGCTCGGTGATCACGAAGTCAGCAATGACGCCATCCTTCATGGGCCGGATGGCTTCGATGTTGCCTGGGACCTTGCCCAGCATGGCCTTGGCTTCGCGGCCTACGGCCTGGATAACTTTCTTGCCATGCGGACCGCCTTCGTGGCGGATAGCGACGACAGAGGGCTCATCAAGCACAATGCCTTTGTCGCGGGCGAAGATAAGGGTGTTGGCTGTGCCAAGGTCAATGGCCAGGTCGGTGGAGAAATACCGACGGAAAGCTCCGAACATTCAAAAATCCTCTCAGGCACGGCATGCACGTCGGCCTGCCATCGCCGGGTGTGTCAGGGAGTGGGTGGGGGTCAAATATCGCTTTTTTCGCACAAAAACCGGCCGTTAGGAGGGTATTGCGGCAAAGCCGGGATAATACCCCATCCCCTGTGAATAACTCCCTCCGGCGCGGCCCGGATCACAGCTTTACGTCTGGTTTCTTTAGATTCTCCTCCCTATGGCACTGACCCCCCAGGACATCGGCCGCATTGCCAATTTGGCGCGGCTTGAGCTGACCCCCTCCGAAAGTGAGCGCATGCTCACCCAGATCAATGGTTTCTTTGACATCGTGGAACAGATGCGGGCTGTGGATACCTCGGGCGTCACGCCCCTGGCGCACCCCGTGGCCGCCATTCAGGATGTCACACTCCGCCTGCGCGAGGACGTGGCCAGCGAGCCCAACCAGCGCGAAGCCAACCAGCAAAGTGCCCCCGCCGTAGAACGCGGCCTGTTCCTCGTCCCCAAAGTGATCGAGTGAGGACCGCATGAGCACTACAACGACCAACAAAGCCCTGCACGACCTGGGCGTTGCCGAGCTGGCAGTCGGCCTGCGCGACAAACAATTTTCTGCCGTCGAAGCCGCCCAGCATTTCCTGGCCCGCGCCAAAGCGCACCAGAACCTGGGCGCCTACGTCGCGCTGAACGAAGACATCACCCTGGCCCAGGCCAAGGCCGCTGATGCGCGCATTGCCGCAGGCACGGCGGGCGCACTGCAAGGTGTGCCGATTGCCCACAAGGACATCTTCGTCACGCGCGATTTCCCCAGCACTGCCGGTTCCAAAATGCTGGCGGGCTACCAATCACCCTTTGACGCCACCGTGGTGAGCAAGCTGGCGGACGCGGGTGCTGTGACGCTGGGCAAGCTCAACTGCGATGAGTTTGCGATGGGTTCGTCCAACGAAAACTCGGCCGTGGCCCCCGTGGGCTTTGACGCCCCGGCCCCCGTGCGCAACCCATGGGACACCCACCGCATCCCCGGCGGCTCATCAGGCGGCAGCGCCGTGGCCGTGGCAGCGCGCCTGGCCCCAGCAGTGACCGGCACCGACACGGGCGGCTCCATCCGCCAGCCCGCATCGTTCTGCGGCATCACCGGCATCAAGCCCACCTATGGCCGCGCGAGCCGCTACGGCATGATCGCGTTCGCGTCCAGCCTCGACCAGGCGGGCCCGATGGCACGCAGCGCCGAAGACTGCGCACTGCTGCTGTCCGCCATGTGCGGCCCGGACCCGGACCGCGACTCCACCTCGCTCGACGAGCCTGCAGAAAATTTCAGCGCCCAGCTGAACAACAGCATGGAAGGCCTGCGCATCGGCATCCCCGCCGAGTTCTTTGGCGAAGGCCTCGCGCCCGATGTGCGCGCCGCCGTGGATGCCGCATTGAAGGAATACGAAAAGCTCGGCGCCAAGCTGGTGCCCATCAGCCTGCCGCGCACCGAGTTGTCCATCCCGGTGTACTACATCATTGCACCGGCAGAAGCATCGTCCAACCTCTCCCGCTTTGACGGCGTGAAGTTCGGCCACCGCGCCAAGGACTACACCGATCTGGTGGACATGTACAAAAAGACCCGCGCCGAAGGTTTTGGCGACGAGGTCAAGCGCCGCATCATGATCGGCGCCTATGTGCTGAGCCATGGCTACTACGACGCCTACTACCTGCAAGCGCAGAAGATCCGCCGCATGATCGCCGACGACTTCCAGAACGCCTTCAAGAGCTGCGACGTCATCGCCGGCCCCGTGGCCCCCACGGTGGCCTGGAAACTGGGCGACCACGGTAACGACCCACTGGCCGACTACCTGGCCGACATCTTCACGCTGCCGGCATCACTGGCAGGTCTGCCGGGCATGAGCGTGCCTGCCGGTTTCGGCGAAGGTGGAATGCCCGTGGGCTTGCAACTCATCGGCAACTATTTCCAGGAAGCCCGCCTTCTGAACGCTGCGCACCGCCTGCAGCAAGCCACCGATTTCCACCTCCGCCGTCCGGAGGGCTTCTGACATGACTGCCAAACTGATCCATGGTTATGAGGTCGTCATCGGCTTCGAGACCCACACCCAGCTCGCCACGCAGAGCAAAATTTTCAGCCGCGCCCCTACGGCCTTTGGCGCTGACCCCAACACGCAGGCCTGCGCGGTGGACCTGGCCTTGCCGGGCACGCTGCCCGTGATGAACCGCGAAGCGGTCGCCTGCGCTATCAAATTAGGACTGGCCCTGGGCTCCCACATTGCGCCAGTGAGCATTTTTGCCCG includes:
- the gatC gene encoding Asp-tRNA(Asn)/Glu-tRNA(Gln) amidotransferase subunit GatC is translated as MALTPQDIGRIANLARLELTPSESERMLTQINGFFDIVEQMRAVDTSGVTPLAHPVAAIQDVTLRLREDVASEPNQREANQQSAPAVERGLFLVPKVIE
- a CDS encoding rod shape-determining protein, with amino-acid sequence MFGAFRRYFSTDLAIDLGTANTLIFARDKGIVLDEPSVVAIRHEGGPHGKKVIQAVGREAKAMLGKVPGNIEAIRPMKDGVIADFVITEQMIKQFIKMVHPRTLFTPSPRIIICVPCGSTQVERRAIKDAAEAAGATAVYLIEEPMAAGIGAGLPVSEASGSMVVDIGGGTTEVGVISLGGMVYKGSVRVGGDKFDEAIISYIRRNYGMLIGEPTAEAIKKNIGSAFPGSEVREMEVKGRNLSEGVPRSFTISSNEVLEALTDPLNQIVSAVKNALEQTPPELGADIADRGMMLTGGGALLRDLDRLLAEETGLPVLVAEDPLTCVVRGCGIALERMDRLGSIFTSE
- the mreC gene encoding rod shape-determining protein MreC, which gives rise to MPLGTLERSAPPFFKQGPSALSRLAVFSALALFLMVADARFQLTGPFRQAVSTVLYPVQWLMLKPVEFASHGSGYFQSLKAAQEDLDAARKKMTLMGQRANQAEQLALENGRLRKLLALRDRLETPAQPAEVIYDTADPYTRRVVLDRGQVGGVELGSPVMDEVGVLGQVTRVFPLVSEVTLLVDRDQAIPVLNIRTGVRGVAYGDPVAGHGGGMELRFMPANADIREDDLLTTSGVDGLYPPGLPVARVVRVERRADSAFARIYCVPLAQVQGARHVVVLKPLADNELPRPEPVHPTPATKRGGRK
- the mreD gene encoding rod shape-determining protein MreD translates to MIMPRGEPLLMPVNPVFIWASLVAGLAINMLPLGRVVWMPDLLMVLLVFWGVHQPLRIGMGAAFVLGLCMDVSQSALLGQHALSYTVLSFGAIAIHRRLLWFSVPSQALQVFPLFAVAHAVELLLRMVSGGIFPGLWSFLAPLLEALLWPMASWVLLAPQRRPPDSDQNRPL
- the gatA gene encoding Asp-tRNA(Asn)/Glu-tRNA(Gln) amidotransferase subunit GatA; translated protein: MSTTTTNKALHDLGVAELAVGLRDKQFSAVEAAQHFLARAKAHQNLGAYVALNEDITLAQAKAADARIAAGTAGALQGVPIAHKDIFVTRDFPSTAGSKMLAGYQSPFDATVVSKLADAGAVTLGKLNCDEFAMGSSNENSAVAPVGFDAPAPVRNPWDTHRIPGGSSGGSAVAVAARLAPAVTGTDTGGSIRQPASFCGITGIKPTYGRASRYGMIAFASSLDQAGPMARSAEDCALLLSAMCGPDPDRDSTSLDEPAENFSAQLNNSMEGLRIGIPAEFFGEGLAPDVRAAVDAALKEYEKLGAKLVPISLPRTELSIPVYYIIAPAEASSNLSRFDGVKFGHRAKDYTDLVDMYKKTRAEGFGDEVKRRIMIGAYVLSHGYYDAYYLQAQKIRRMIADDFQNAFKSCDVIAGPVAPTVAWKLGDHGNDPLADYLADIFTLPASLAGLPGMSVPAGFGEGGMPVGLQLIGNYFQEARLLNAAHRLQQATDFHLRRPEGF